One segment of Glandiceps talaboti chromosome 21, keGlaTala1.1, whole genome shotgun sequence DNA contains the following:
- the LOC144451308 gene encoding uncharacterized protein LOC144451308, with product MAEQNITGDCAMSSNIEMGDETTVPTDTTIVTSETDGKSMFRLREALDKTVVKCMEKTSRYSLYAHTYKFAHRNNPKLLKSTIRQLNENLEASVKTEFEVMMKEENIVSLCNRLDKAVDETPVPEEAKPAWRPSGSPEKDLHAHIMLTKLKEKENLQKELEELEKSSLKIQEVFNARKTYLLESQKKVKDRVKHFTENSGDGGSCDGSDINDGDGGSDSSSGVSCDGSDIGDGGSDGSDIGDGGSDGSDIGDGGSDGSDIGDGGSGSDGDEWDDDNVNNSIPFNLVTTILLVILIKIVFLLRVA from the exons atggctgaacaaAACATAACTGGAGACTGTGCGATGTCAAGTAACATTGAAATGGGTGACGAGACGACTGTACCAACTGATACAACCATCGTTACAAGTGAGACAGACGGCAAATCAATGTTTCGATTAAGGGAGGCATTGGATAAAACTGTTGTAAAGTGCATGGAAAAGACAAGCCG GTACAGTTTATATGCACATACCTACAAGTTTGCACACAGAAACAACCCAAAGTTGTTGAAGAGTACCATTAGGCAGCTAAATGAAAACTTGGAGGCATCTGTGAAG aCTGAGTTTGAAGTTATGATGAAAGAAGAAAATATAGTGTCATTATGTAACAGACTTGATAAGGCTGTTGATGAAACACCTGTACCTGAAGAAGCCAAACCAGCATG GCGTCCATCTGGCAGTCCTGAGAAAGATTTACATGCACACATCATGTTAACTAAACTGAAAGAAAAGGAAAACCTACAGAAAGAGTTAGAAGAGTTGGAGAAAAGTAGTCTGAAAATACAGGAAGTATTCAATGCAAGGAAAACATATTTATTGGAATCTCAGAAGAAAGTAAAAGACAGGGTGAAACATTTCACTGAG AATtctggtgatggtggtagttGTGATGGGAGTGATAttaatgatggtgatggtggtagtgatagTAGTAGTGGTGTTAGTTGCGATGGTAGTGATATTGGTGATGGTGGTAGCGATGGTAGTGATattggtgatggtggtagtgatggtagTGATATTGGTGATGGTGGTAGCGATGGTAGTGATattggtgatggtggtagtggtagcgATGGTGATGAATGGGATGATGACAATGTCAACAACAGTATACCGTTCAATTTAGTGACAACAATTTTGTTGGTCATATtaataaaaattgtgtttttattgaGAGTCGCCTGA